Genomic DNA from Candidatus Methylomirabilota bacterium:
AGCGGCTGCGGCAAGTCCACGCTCCTGAACATCGTGGCCGGCTTCCTCAGGCCCACCGAGGGCCGGGTGAGCCTCGATGGGACAGAGGTGAGAGGCCCGGGGCGGGATCGAGGCGTCGTCTTTCAGGAGCACGCGCTCTTCCCGTGGTTCCGGGTGGGGCAGAACGTCGAGTTCGGCTTGAAGATGGCGGGGGTGCCACGAAGAGACCGCGCGCGGATCGCCGACCGGTACCTGGACCTGGTCGGCCTCCGGCCGTTTCGCCGGGCATTCCCCAAGGAGCTCTCCGGTGGGATGAAGCAGCGGGTCGCGATCGCCCGGGCCCTCGCCAACGATCCGAAAATTCTCCTGATGGACGAACCGTTCGGCGCGCTGGACGCTCAGACCCGCCGGCTCATGCAGGACGAGCTCACCAAGATCTGGGCGGCCACCGGCAAGACCATCCTCTTCGTGACCCACGCGATCGAGGAATCGC
This window encodes:
- a CDS encoding ABC transporter ATP-binding protein, with the protein product MAHKLEVIGVRKVFQPEDGRAPVVALERFDLAVEDGEFVCLLGPSGCGKSTLLNIVAGFLRPTEGRVSLDGTEVRGPGRDRGVVFQEHALFPWFRVGQNVEFGLKMAGVPRRDRARIADRYLDLVGLRPFRRAFPKELSGGMKQRVAIARALANDPKILLMDEPFGALDAQTRRLMQDELTKIWAATGKTILFVTHAIEESLLLADRVVVMSPRPGGVKAVLAVPLARPRSDVARDFVALKAEIQELLRDG